In Rutidosis leptorrhynchoides isolate AG116_Rl617_1_P2 chromosome 2, CSIRO_AGI_Rlap_v1, whole genome shotgun sequence, one genomic interval encodes:
- the LOC139888151 gene encoding auxin-responsive protein SAUR77-like, with protein sequence MKKNFNNMLRKCKSLSQQLLRTSSYTNLRSKSTVDREPAPRETVFVGSTRKRYVIASKYLSHPLVKALIEKSNCDNAVVIINCEVVLFDHLLWMLDQNSNLNLNSESLDELAQLYSF encoded by the exons ATGAAAAAAAACTTCAACAACATGTTACGCAAATGCAAATCACTGTCGCAACAACTACTCAGAACTTCATCATACACAAATTTACGATCCAAATCCACCGTCGATCGTGAACCGGCA CCACGGGAAACGGTTTTCGTTGGAAGTACACGGAAACGTTACGTGATTGCGTCGAAGTATTTGAGTCATCCGTTAGTTAAAGCTTTGATTGAGAAATCGAATTGTGATAATGCGGTTGTGATTATTAATTGTGAAGTAGTTTTGTTTGATCATTTGCTATGGATGCTTGATCAGAATTCGAATCTGAATCTGAATTCCGAGTCGTTAGATGAGTTAGCTCAGCTATATTCATTTTAA